The following coding sequences are from one Ctenopharyngodon idella isolate HZGC_01 chromosome 17, HZGC01, whole genome shotgun sequence window:
- the sparcl2 gene encoding SPARC-like protein 1 — protein MHLLCHLLFLTMAFHLGVVMGGRAQRKQRQAEEKLRPYLGRVDPESLCQLLKCHSPIGSWCQVVKEGGVLAPKCVCPKTCPWQGAPVCSVLGKTYSNECLLHKEACRKKRRIGKAHSGVCLVSRAECSQEEFGQFPYRLLDWFLLLSRMGERYTPAAPSQSCLTHTQRTQLAQRRFVLLDRNRDGKLSRRDLRKLHYKRMPLEHCAQRFFQSCDKNKNKKVTLREWTSCLVNRSERWFQDFMSVKMGSPKLCPVPDNNL, from the exons ATGCACCTGCTCTGTCATCTGTTGTTCTTGACAATGGCCTTTCACCTTGGTGTTGTCATG ggtGGAAGAGCTCAGCGTAAACAAAGGCAGGCTGAAGAAAAGTTGAGGCCGTATTTGGGCAGAGTGGATCCGG AATCACTGTGCCAGTTGTTGAAATGTCACAGTCCTATTGGTTCCTGGTGCCAAGTAGTAAAGGAGGGGGGAGTTCTCGCCCCTAAATGTGTGTGTCCAAAGACCTGCCCATG GCAGGGGGCACCAGTGTGCAGCGTTTTAGGGAAGACGTACAGCAACGAGTGTCTGCTTCACAAGGAAGCCTGCCGCAAAAAACGGCGCATTGGCAAGGCACATAGTGGAGTTTGTCTGG TGAGCAGGGCAGAGTGTTCTCAGGAAGAGTTCGGTCAGTTCCCTTACCGTCTGCTGGACTGGTTCTTACTCCTCAGCAGAATGGGAGAGAGATACACACCAGCGGCACCCTCGCAAAGctgcctcacacacacacagcgaaCCCAGCTCGCACAg AGGAGGTTTGTTCTGTTGGATCGTAACAGGGACGGGAAGTTAAGCAGGAGAGATCTGAGAAAGCTTCACTATAAGCGGATGCCACTGGAGCACTGCGCTCAAAGATTCTTCCA gtcatgtgacaagaacaaGAATAAGAAGGTGACCCTGAGGGAGTGGACATCCTGTCTGGTTAACCGGTCAGAACGCTGGTTTCAGGATTTCATGT CCGTGAAGATGGGCTCACCAAAGCTGTGTCCTGTCCCAGACAACAACCTTTAA